GACCGACGCGCTCAAGTACCTCGAGGACGGCATGCAGTGCGAGGTGGTGTTCTACAACGGCAAGGCGATCTCGGTCGAACTGCCCAACAGCGTGGTGCGCGAGGTCGTCTACACCGAGCCCGCCGTCAAGGGCGACACCTCTGGCAAGGTCATGAAGCCGGCCAAGATCAATACCGGCTTCGAGCTCCCGGTGCCGGCCTTCGTCGAGATCGGCGACAAGATCGAGATCGACACCCGCACCGACGAGTACAAGAACCGCGTCAAGTAAGCGCGCGTCTCGCGTTCGACCGAAAGGGCCCGACCGGGCCCTTTTGCTTTTCCGGATGTTGCAGTGTGCAGTTTGCGGTTTTTCTTCGCCGCCGGATTGCGTACCCTGTCGATCAGCCCCCCATCCTGTCTGCTGCCGCCTTCGATGCCGCTCGTGATGAACGCCCCCCGTGCCCTGCTCGCGCTCGCCAGCGCGTTCCTGCTTGGCGCCTGTGCGCCTGAACCTGCCTCCGAGAAGTCCGCGCCGGCGCCCCAAGCGGCCGGTGACGAGGCTGCGGAGGCCCGGCGCGAGGCGGCCGATGCCGCTCGCGAGGCCATGCAGAAGGCGGGCGAGGCTGCACGCAAGCTGGGGGAAGCCGGCAGCGCGGCGGTCGAGGCCGCCGTCCTCGGCGTCACCGAGAAGGCTGCAGAGCGTGTTGCCGCACGGCCGTCCGGCGAAGCCGCGGAGGCGGCGCCGGTCGAGGACCGCACGGCGGTGCCGACCGAGGATCGCGGCGGCGATGGCGAGCCGCAAGGCGTGCGCGACGCCAAGGAGGCCGCCGAGCAGGCCGCCCACCGCATCGCCGAAGCCACCCGTGATGCCGCGCAGCGCTTGCGCGAGGTCGGCAAGGAGGCGCTCGACAGCGTGCGCAGCCGGCCGGAGTCGGCCTCCCAGCCCCCCGCGCAGGATGCAGCGCCCATCGAGGACCGCGTGCCGGCGCCGGTCGAGGGCGGCGGTGAATCCGCCGGCAAGTGAGCGCGGCCGTCGGCCAGATCGGTCACGATGCTGCGGGACGGATGGGCTGCCATCGCCCTGGTGGCCCGAACGGCTGACGTCGCCCACCGCGGATTGTTCGTTCTAGTTAAATAGCGAGCTCAGGAAAACGATCTTTATCGGTCGAGCGCAAACAGCGATCATCGGCGTCCGTTGTCCATCCCTGCCCTCCTGGATCGATCCGCCATGCTCGCCCATCTCGAACGTCCGCGCGGCGCGGCCCCCGGGCTGCGCCGTGTCCGCGACGACTACGGCCTCACCTATTTCGCGAACGGCCTGATCGGCTTCATCTTCTCCGCCACCGGTCCGGTCGCGATCATCCTCTCGGTGGGGACGCGTGGCGGCCTGAGCGAGGCCGAGCTCGCGTCCTGGGTGTTCGGCGTGTTCTTCATCAACGGGCTGATCACGCTGGCGATGAGCTGGCGCTACCGGATGCCGCTCGGCTTCGCATGGACCATCCCCGGCACCGTGCTGGTCGGCCCTGCCCTGCAGCACCTGAGCTTTGCCGAGATCATCGGCGCGTTCTACGCCACCAGCCTGCTGGTCGTGGTGCTCGGCGCCAGCGGCTGGGTGCGACGGGTGATGTCCGCGCTGCCGATGCCGATCGTGATGGGCATGGTGGCCGGGGTGTTCCTGCGCTTCGGGCTCGACATCGTGCGTGCGCTCGACAGCGACGCGGCGATCGCCGCACCGATGATCATCGCCTTCCTGTTGCTGTCGGCCAGTCCGGTGTGGGCGAGGCGCATGCCGCCGGTGATCGGCGCGCTGCTCGTCGGTGCCCTCGTGATCGCGCTTCTCGGCCGTATCGACGCCGGCGCGCTCGTCGGCTTCGCCTTCGCCCAGCCGCTGCTGCAGGCGCCGGTGTGGTCGGTCGCGGCGCTGGTCGAACTCGTCGTGCCGTTGGCGATCACCGTGCTGGTGGTGCAGAACGGCCAGGGTGTCGCGGTGCTCGACAACGCCAGACACGCGGCACCGGTGAATACGGTGGCCTTCGTGTCCGGCATCGGTGCCTTCTTCAGTGCGATGGTCGGCGCGGTGAGCTCCTGTCTGACCGGGCCGACCAACGCGCTGCTGACCTCGTCGGGAGAGCACGGTCGCCAATACACCGCAGCGCTCACCTTCGGCCTGTTCGGCGTGCTGTTCGGTCTGATGGCGCCTACCTTCACCGGGCTGATGCTGGCGGCGCCCAGGGAATACGTCATGGTGCTCGGCGGTCTGGCCATGCTGCGCGTGCTGCAGGGCGCCTTCGTGGCGTCCTTCGGCGGCGGCAGATTCACCCTCGGTGCGCTGGTCAGCCTGGTCGTCACCGTCGCCGACATCGGCCTGTTCAACATCGGCGCCGCGTTCTGGGGCCTGGTCGCCGGTTTCGGGGTGTCGTGGCTGATGGAAAGACAGGACTTCACCGCCCTTGCAAACCGCGGCTGAGCGACGCGTTAAACAAGGTCGTCGGGCGGTCAAGGGTGCTGACGGTGATCAGCTCAATCGACATGTCAATTCACGGCAGGAAGTGACCCGCGCGGGCCGCTCAGGCGGCGTGTGCCTGCGCCGCGGCTGCCGTCAGCACGCGCAGCGCTGACAGGCCGCCCAGGGCGTCGTTTTCATGCCGTGTCCTGGCCCTCGATGCGCAGGTCGAGCCGCTCCAGCAGGCTGCGGTCGCGGCCGGTCTTGGGGTTGCTGGTGGTGAGCAGGTGGTCGCCGTAGAAGATCGAGTTGGCCCCGGCCATCAGGCACAGCGCCTGCAGGGCCTCGTCCATCTGTTCGCGACCGGCCGACAGCCGCACGTAGCTGCGCGGCATGGTGATGCGCGCCACCGCGATGGTGCGCACGAACTCGAACGGGTCGATCGGATCGACGTCGGCCAGCGGCGTGCCCGGGATTGGCACGAGGTTGTTGATTGGCACCGACTCCGGCGGCGGCTCGAGGTTGGCGAGCTGGGCGATGAGGCCGGCGCGATGGGCGCGGCTCTCGCCCATGCCGACGATGCCGCCGCTGCATACGTTGATGCCGGCCGCGCGCACGTTGTCCAGGGTGTCGAGGCGGTCCTGATAGGTGCGGGTGCCGATGACCTTGCCGTAGTACTCGGGCGCGGTGTCGAGGTTGTGGTTGTAGTAGTCGAGGCCGGCGTCCTTCAGGGAACTGGCCTGGTCGGCGTCGAGCATGCCCAGGGTCATGCAGGTCTCGAGGCCGAGCGCCTTCACCTCGCGCACCATCGTCGTCACGCGTTCCATGTCGCGCGCCTTCGGCGAGCGCCAGGCCGCGCCCATGCAGAAGCGGCTGGCGCCCTGCGCCTTGGCGGCCCTGGCGGCCTCGATCACCTCATCGACCGGCATCAGCTTCTCGGCCTTCAGGCCGGTGTCGAAATGCGCCGACTGCGAGCAGTAGCCGCAGTCCTCGGCGCACCCGCCGGTCTTGATCGAGAGCAGGGTGGACAGCTGGATGGCGTTGGGGTCGAAGTGCTCGCGATGCACCTGGCGGGCCCGGAACACGAGCTCCATGAAGGGCAGCGCGAACAGGGCCTCGACGTCCTCGACCCGCCACGCAGCGGGCTTGGCCGGGGTGGCGGACGGGTTGGCGGTGCGGCGCAGGGCTTCGGGCGACAGGGTGGCAAGCGTGGTCATGCGGTCTCCTTGAGGGCGGAACTGGAATCGAACAACACGTGCAGCGCCGGCACGTTGAGATAGGGGGCGATGGCCTCGGGCGTGGGTTGCGGCAGCCGTGGCACGAGGCCCAGGCAGGGTGCATTGCCCAGCCCGGCGGTGAGGGCATCGATCGTTGCGGAGGCCTGGAGCATCGCCGGGTCGACGGTGTTGGCGACCCAGCCGCACAGCCGCAGTCCGCGCGCACGCACGGCTTCGGCAGTGAGCAGCGCGTGATTGATCGCGCCCAGGCGCAGGCCGACGACCAGCAGCACCGGCAGGCCCAGGTCGCGCGCCAGGTCGGCACTGTCCCAGTCGCCGGCGGCGTCGAAAGGCACGCGGAAACCGCCCACGCCTTCGACCACCACCCGGTCGCAACGCGCCGCCGCCGCCTCGATGGTCGCCAGGATACGGCCGCGGTCGATGCCGCGGCCTTCCAGCGCCGCGGCGACGTGCGGTGCGCAGGCGGCCTCGAACTGGAACGGCGCGATCTCGTCGATGCCGAGTGGCACATTGCTCGCTGCGCGCAGTGCATGGACGTCCTCGTTGATGCGTTCGCCATCGATCACGCTCATGCCGGCAGCGACCGGCTTCAGCCCGGCGACGCGCAGTCCGGTCTTGCCCAGCAGGCTGACGATGGCGGCGGCGACGGTGGTCTTGCCAATCTCGGTGTCGGTGCCGGTGATGAAACAGCCACGGACCATTACGGCGTCTCCGGAAATTCTGTGAAAGCGTCAAAACCTGGGCGATGGCGCGGGGCTCGGCTCATGGTTGCTTCATCCATTATCGCGCGCCCTTACAGGCGCTTGTTCAGAACGGCGTACACCACCTGATAGGTGGCCGGCAAACCCTCGGTCGTGCGCAAGCCCTCGTATGCGGCAGCCAGGGCGCGGATCCGCGCCGGGCCGGTGAGTCCGCCCGGACGACCGGGGTTGAGGTTGTGCGCACCGAGATCCTTGAGCGAACGGGTCAGCGCACGCAGGTCGGGAAAGTGCAGCGTCTGCGCCCGGCGTTCAAGCGTGCTCACGTCGAGCCCGCTTTCCGCGCACAAGGTCTCGTAGTCGCGGAATGCGCGGAAGCGGTTGACGTGGGTGAAGCCGTCCACCGCCCGCCAGCTGTCGTGCAGTTCGCCCAGGGTGCCCGCGCACAGGCTGCTGAAGGCCAGCACCCCGCCTGGCCGCAGCACCCGCTGTGCCTCGCCCAGCACGGCGGCGAAGTCGCCGCACCACTGCACGGCGAGGCTGGAATAGATCAGGTCAAGGCTGGCGTCGCGCAGCGGCAGGGCCTCGGCGTCGCCGACGATGAAATGGCGCGCACCGCCCCGCGGACGGGCATGGCGGAGCATGCCTTCGGCCAGATCCAGGGCCGCGCCCGCATCGGCGCCGAAGCGCTCCGCCAGTAGCCGGGTGAAGTGTCCGGTGCCACAGCCCAGATCGAGCCAGCGGGGGGCGGTCAGATGCGGAAGGCGCGCCAGCAGCTGTGCGCCAACCTGGCGCTGCAGCGAGGCGACCGCATCGTAGCTGCCCGCCGAGCGGGAGAAGGAGGCGGCCACCCGACGCTTTTCAGGTACGGCAGGCAGGTGCTCAGGCATCGCCGTCTCCGTCGATGAAGGCCAGGATCGCCGCCGCGAGCTCGCCGGGCTGTTCCAGCGGGAAGGCGTGGCCGACGTCCTCGATCAGCCCGATCCCGGTGTTCTGCCGAAGCGCCAGCAGGTCGCCCGCCACTTCGGCCGGCACCAGGGCGTCGGCGCCGGCAAACAGGTGCAACTGCGGACCGGCGAAGCCTTGCAGCGCGCGGCGCCCATCCAGACCACCGAGCACCTGCAGCCCGGCCAGCAGTATCCGTGGCGCGCCGTGTGGTGCCGCGGCCTGCAGTTGGCGCGCCAGGCCGCGGGCGTCCACGGAACCCTGCGCGCAGAGCAGGCAGAAGCGCTTGAGGGTGGCGGCGGGGTTGCTGCGGCAGCCCTCGACGAAGGCGTTGAAGCTCGCCTCGCCCATCCCGTGCGGCCAGTCGGCGCTCGCCACGAAACGCGGGTTGCTGGCCAGGGTCAGCAGGCCGCGGCAGCGTTCGCCGCGCAGCGCCGCCAGTTCGCTGGCGAGCATGCCACCGAGCGACCAGCCGCCCAGCCAGGTCTGTGACGGAAGGCGCTCGTCCAGTTCCTGCAGCCAATCCCGCGCGTCGCCACTGGCCCGTTCGGGCAGGGGTGCGATATCCACCTGCAGCATGGGATCGCGCGCGCGCAGGGTTTCGGTCAGCGGCACCAGCGGCGCGTCGCCCAAGCCCCAGCCAGGCAGCAGGATGAGGCGCTTACGCATGGTGGTTTCCCCCAGGCTGGCATGCGGCAAGAGCGTCGATCAGGCGTTCGACGTCGTCCAGCGTGTGCGCCGCGCTGAGCGTGATGCGCAGCCGTGCCGTATTGACTGGCACGGTGGGCGGGCGGATCGCAGGCACCCACAGGCCTGCCGCCTCGAGCGTTGCAGCCAGCGCCAGTGCGGCGGTGTTGTCGCCGACGATCAGCGGCTGGATGGGCGTGGCGGAAATGCCCAGTTGCCAGCCGCTGGCCGGATCGCGGGCGATCAACCCGGACAGGCGGTCGCGCAGCGCAGCGATCAGCGTGGCAAGCTGTCGCCGCCGTGCCGCGCCTTCCTCGCCCGTCATCAGCGCCAGGCTGGCACTCAGCGCATGCGCCAGCGCAGGCGGCATCGCGGTCGTGTAGATGTAGCTGCGCCCGCCCTGCACCAGGGCGTCGATCACCGCCGGATGGGCGGCGACGAAGGCTCCGGCCACGCCCGCAGCCTTGCCGAGCGTGCCCATGTAGATCAGGCGCTCGCTGCGCAGGTCGTAGTGCGCCAGCGTGCCCGCCCCGTGCGTGCCCAACACGCCGAAGCCGTGGGCGTCGTCGATGATCAGCCAGGCGTCGTGGCGTTCGGCCAGCGCAAGCAGGGCCGGCAGGTCGGCGAGATCGCCGTCCATGCTGAACACCGCGTCGGTGACGATCAGGCGCAGCGGCTGGCTGCACTCGTTGAGCATGGCCTCGAGCAGGTCGAGGCGCCCATGCGGGTAGCGGCGCATGCGCCCGTCGGCGAGCAGACCGGCGTCGATCAGCGAGGCATGGTTGAGCTTGTCGGCGAAGATCGCGGCCTCCCCGCCGCCGAGCGTGGTGAGCAGGGCCAGGTTGGCCATGTAGCCGCTGCAGAACAGCAGCGCGTGTGCGTCGGGCACCCAGGGCGCCAGCAGGCTGGCGAGTTCGCCTTCGAGCACGGCATGGGCGCGGCTGTGGCCGCTCACCAGGTGCGAGGCGCCGCTGCCTGCGCCCCAGCGCCGCGCGCCCTCGGCCAGGGCGGCGACCACGGTGGGGTGGTTGGCCAGACCGAGGTAGTCGTTGCTGGCGAAGTTCAGCACGGCATGCGCGCTGCCTTCATCGCCTCCGATCAGCTGCCGCGGTCCGCAGGGCGTGTCCGCGACCCGACGTCGGCGTACGCGCGCCGACGCCTCGCGCTCAAGCCGTTGCCGGGTCAGGTGCTGCAGCAGCATCGGGGCTCCGTGGCGTGGTGGGGGTTTCCAGCACTGCGTCGAGGGTCGCCCTGAGCCGCTCGGCGAGCCAGTGCGCGAGTTCGTCGTCGACGACGTAGGGCGGCATCAGATAGACGCTGCGGCCGATCGGGCGGATCAGCAGCTCGTGGCGCCGGCCGGCGAGGTGGAAGCGCTCGGCGAAACGCTCGCCGGCGAAGGCCTCGCGCACGTCGATGGCCCAGATCATGCCGCGCTGGCGCAGGTGCTCGAGGCGAACGTCCTCTGCCAGCGGCGCGAGCGCGGTGCTCAGTGCGGCGGCGCGGACGCGGTTGCCGGCGAGCACGTCGTCCTGCTCGAAGCGGTCCAGCACCGCCAGCGCCGCGCGACAGGCGAGCGCGTTGCCGGTGTAGGAGTGCGAGTGGAGGAAGCCGCGCGCCACTTCGTCGTCGAGGAACACGCGGTAGATGGCGTCGCGGCTCAGTACCAGCGACAGCGGCAGGTAACCGCCGCTGATGCCCTTCGACAGGCAGATGAAGTCCGGCCAGATCGGCGCCTCGCCGTTGGCCGCAGCCTGCTCGAAGGCGAAGAAGCTGCCGCTGCGACCGCAGCCGACGGCGATCTCGTCCGCGATCAGGTGTATCTCGTAAGTGTCGCACAGGGCGCGCAGGCCGCGCACGTAGGTGGCGTCGTGCATCGCCATGCCGGCCGCGCACTGCACCAGCGGCTCGACGATGAAGGCGGCGATGTGTTCGTGGCGGTCCTCGAACAGGCGGCGCACGTCCTCGAGCGCGCGCGCCGCGACCTCGGCCGCGGTCTCGCCGGCGCGTGCCTGGCGGGCATCGGGCGAGCGCACCCGGTGGGCGCGCATCAGCAGGGGATCGTAGGCGTCGCGGAAGACCGCGACATCGGTGACCGCGAGTGCGCCGAGCGTCTCGCCGTGGTAGCCGTGCTCGACGCAGACGAACTCGCGCTTTGCCGGGCGCCCCTGGTTGCGCCAGGCGTGGAAGCTCATCTTCAGCGCGATCTCGACCGCCGAGGCACCATCGCTGGCATAGAAGGCATGGCCCAGCACGCCGCCGGTCAGGGCGCTCAGGCGCTCGGCCAGCTCCACCGCGGGCGCATGCGTGCAGCCGGCGAGCATCACGTGCGGCAAGGTGTCGAGCTGCGCGCGCAGCGCCGCGTTGATGCCGGCATCGGCGTGGCCGAACAGGTTGACCCACCACGAGCTGTTGGCATCGAAGTAGCGCTGTCCGGCGGTGTCGTACAGCCACGGGCCCTGGCCGCGGGCGATGGGCAGGGGCGGCACGGCAGTCAGGCGCTGCATCTGGGTGCAGGGGTGCCAGACATGCGCGATGCTGCGCCGCTGCAGATCGCTCGGATCGTGCAGCGGGGCCTCCGTCGGGGGCGAGGCGACAGGATTCATCACCATATCATTCTGTATACATAATTATATAAATCGAAACTATTCTCTCATTTCCTCCAGCCGATGCAAAGCGGGCGGGAACCTTTCACCCCCGCTCTCCGGTCCGAGCCGCATCGCCGCCTAGAATGTCGGCCTCACGCTTCCGCCCCGCCTCCATGTCCGCCTCCGAACCCCGCTACACCCCGGTCGACGCCCCCGCCTCGACCACAGACGCCATCCGCATCCGCGGTGCGCGCCAGAACAACCTGCGCAACCTCTCGCTTGACCTGCCGCTGAACCGCCTGACGGTGGTGACCGGCGTGTCCGGCTCGGGCAAGTCCTCGCTGGTGTTCGACACGCTGTATGCCGAGGGCCAGCGGCGTTACGTCGAGACCTTCTCGCCTTACGCGCGCCAGTTCCTCGACCGCATGGACAAGCCGCAGGTGGATCGGATCGAGGGCGTGCCGCCGGCGATCGCGATCGACCAGACCAACCCGGTGCGCACCTCGCGCTCGACGGTGGGCACGATGACCGAGCTCGCCGACCACTTCAAGCTGCTGTACGCGCGCGCCGCGCACCTGCACTGCCGGCATTGCGGTGCGCCGGTGCGGCGCGATTCGGCGGTCAGCATCGCCGCCGACCTGCGCGCGCGCGCGGTGGCCGCGGGCGACCCGCGGCTGGTGGTGTGCTTTCCGGTGACGGTGCCGGCCAACTTCAGCGAGGCGGAGGTGACCGGCCTGCTCAATGCGCAGGGTTACACCCGCATCCAGGAACGCATCGCCGCGGGCGGCGCCGAGGGCAACGACGTGCTGCAGGTGGTGCAGGACCGCTTCCGCGCGTCGAACGCCGAGGACGCGCGCCTGGCCGAGGCGCTGGAGACGGCGCTGGCGCGCGGCCATGGCCGGCTGTCGGTGTATGCGTCGGGCGAGGGCGTGAGGGCTCAGAAGACGCCGGGCGAGGCGGTGTGGCGCTATTCGTCCGGCCTGCATTGCGCGGACTGCGACATCCATTATTCCGAGGCGACACCCGGCCTGTTCTCGTTCAACTCGCCGATCGGCGCCTGCGAGACCTGCCGCGGCTTCGGGCGGGTGATCGGGGTCGATTTCGGCCTGGTCATCCCCGATGAGTCGAAGACGCTGGCCGAAGGCGCGGTGAAGCCCTGGCAGACCGAGAGCTATCGCGAGTGCCAGGAAGACCTGGCGAAGATGGCGAAGAAGTACGGCGTGGCGATGGACATCCCGGTGCGCGATCTGCCGCCGGAGCATCGCCACTGGCTGTTCGAGGGCGACCCGAAGTGGAAGAACTGGGACAGCTCCTGGCCGCGCTACTGGTACGGCGTGCGCCACTTCTTCGACTGGCTGGAGAGCAAGGCCTACAAGATGCACATCCGCGTGCTGCTGTCGCGCTACCGCAGCTACACGGAGTGCCCGGCCTGCCACGGGGCGCGCTTGAAGCCCGACGCCCTGCTCTGGCGCCTGCCGCTGAGAACCGAAGCCGTTGAAACACCGGTGGACGGATCAATGGGGTCAGACCCCATTGATCCAGGTCCCGCGCCCGCAAGCACTGCCTCCATTGGGAACCCGCATCCTGCGGAGCGAGGGTTGGCGATCCACGAGCTGATGGCCCTGCCGGTCGACCGCATCCGCGAGGCCATCGCCGCGCTCGCATTGCCCGGCGCGGCGGACGAGGCCACCGAGCTGGTGCTGGGCGAGATCCGCAGCCGGCTCACCTACCTCGCCGACGTCGGCCTCGGCTACCTGACGCTGGACCGCCAGTCGCGCACGCTGTCGGGCGGCGAGGTGCAGCGCATCAACCTGACCACCGCGCTCGGCACCTCGCTGGTGAACACGCTGTTCGTGCTCGACGAGCCTTCGATCGGCCTGCATCCGCGCGACATCGGCCGCATCCTCGGCGTGATGACGCGGCTGCGCGATGCCGGCAACACGCTGGTCGTGGTGGAGCACGACCCGCAGGTGATGGTCGCCGCCGACGAGCTGCTCGAGATCGGCCCCGGTCCGGGCGAGCGCGGCGGCAACATCGTCGCGCGCGGCACGCCGGGCGAGATCGCGGCGAATCCGGATTCGGTGACCGGCCCCTGGCTGGCGGGGAAGAAGCGCATCGACGTCGATCGTCCGCCGCGGCCGGTGGATGACGCCACGCTGCGGCTGAAGCTGGTCGGCGCGCGTCAGCACAACCTGCGCGACCTCAGCGTCGGCTTTCCGCTGCAGCGCCTGACCTGTCTGACCGGCGTGTCCGGCTCGGGCAAATCGACGCTGATCCAGGATGTGCTGTACCCGGCGCTCGCCAAGCATTTCGGCGAAGCGACCGAATCGCCGGGCGTGTTCGATCGGCTGGAAAATGTGGATAACTTGCGCGGCGTGGTGATGGTTGACCAGTCACCGATCGGCAAGAGCTCGCGCTCCAACCCGGTGAGCTACGTCGGCGCCTGGGACCCGATCCGCAACCTGTTCGCCGCCCTGCCGGAGGCGAAGCAGCGCGGCTACACCCCCGGCACCTTCAGCTTCAACGCCGGCACCGGTCGCTGCCCGACCTGCACCGGCTCGGGTTTCGAGCACGTCGAGATGCAGTTCCTGTCCGACGTCTGGCTGCGCTGCCCCGACTGCGAAGGCAAGCGCTATCGCCCGGAAATCCTTGAACTTCAATGGGATGGACGTTCGGTGGCGGACGTGCTCGAGCTTACCGTGCATGAGGCGCTGGACGTCTTCCGCGAACATCCCAAGGTGCTCGCCGCGCTCGCGCCGCTCGCCGACGTCGGCCTCGACTACCTGCGCCTCGGCCAGCCGGTGCCGACGCTGTCGGGCGGCGAGGCGCAGCGCCTGAAGCTCGCCGGCCACCTCGCCGAGGCGGCGCAGAAGAAGCCTGTACGCAAAGCCAGTGCTGTGGATAAGTTTGGGAGCAAAGCTGGGGAGAAACCGGGTGGCCCTGGGGCTCGGGCTGGCAAGGGGGCTTCAGCTGGGGCCGCCCTCCAGGCCGAGCCGCCTGAGCCTGGCCTCCTCTTCCTCTTCGACGAACCCACCACCGGCCTGCACTTCGAGGACGTCGCCAAGCTGCTCGGCGCCTTCGACAAGCTGCTGCAGGCCGGGCATTCGCTGATCGTGATCGAGCACAACCTGGACGTGATCGCCGCGTCCGACTGGATCATCGACCTCGGCCCCGAGGGGGGTGACGGCGGCGGCGCGATCGTCGTCGAAGGTCCGCCGGAGGTGGTGCGCGCGCACGACGGTTCGCACACTGGCAGGGCGTTGCGCGATTACGCCGAGTCGCTCGCCCGCACCCGGGAAAGCGGCGAACGGGACACAGGGGCCAGCCCCCGATTTCCTTCAGGAGATGATCAGGGTCTGGCCTCTGTTTCCTCCGTGCAAGCTGGTGAGCTGACGCACCGTGGGAGCGGGCTTGCCCGCGAATCTGCAGCGCTCGGGGCGTTCGCGGGCAAGCCCGCTCCCACGGCGCTCGTTGCTGCCGAGCCGCGGGTGGAATACCGGGCGGTCGCTGCCCCGGCGATCGCTGGATCCGTCATCGAGATCCGCCATGCCCGCGAGCACAACCTGAAGAACGTCAGCCTGCAGATTCCGCGTGACCAATTCACCGTGATCACCGGCCTGTCCGGCTCGGGCAAATCCACGCTGGCCTTCGACATCGTCTTCGGCGAGGGCCAGCGCCGCTACCTGGAATCGCTCAACGCCTACGCCCGCCAGTTCGTGCAGCCGGCCAGCCGGCCCGACGTGGACGGCCTGTTCGGCATTCCGCCCACGGTGGCGATCGAGCAGCGCACCAGCCGCGGCGGGCGCAAGAGCACGGTGGCGACGCTGACCGAGATCCACCCCTTCCTGCGCCTGATGTACGTGAAGCTGGGCACGCAGTTCTGCCCCGACTGCGACGTGCCCGTGACGCCGCAGAGCTTCGAAGCCATCGTCGCGCAGATCCAGCGCGAGCTGCGCGGCCAGTCCATCGAAGTCCTCGCGCCGCTGGTGATCAACCGCAAGGGTCTGTACACCGACCTCGCCAAGTGGGCACGCGCCAAGGGCCATGCGCAGCTGCGCGTCGATGGGGAATACCTGCCCACCCATAAATGGCCGCGCCTGGACCGCTACAAGGAGCACAACATCGAGCTGCCCACCGGCATGGTGATGGTGCAGCCCGAGCACGAGGCCACGCTGCGCGAATTCGTGCGCCAGGCGCTGGAGATCGGCAAGGGCGTGATCAAGGTGCTGCGGATTTCAATGGGGTCTGACCCCATTGAAATTACCATTGAAATTACCTTCTCCACGCTGCGCGCCTGCCCGAGCTGCGGCACCGGCTTCCCCGAGCCGGACCCGCGCTTGTTCTCGTACAACGCCAAGCACGGCTGGTGCCCCAAGTGCTACGGCACCGGCCTGAAGACCGCAGCGCGCATCGAGGACCCGGACGCGCTCGACCTCGGCGATGCGGAGGAGGTCATCGTCAGCGACGAGCCCTGCCCGGCCTGCGACGGTGCGCGCCTGAACCCGGTGGCGCGCGCGGTGCGCTTCCGCGAGCTCGGCCTGCACCAGCTCGCGGCGCAGCCGGTGGACAAGGCGGCGAGCTTCTTCGCCGATCTGGCGCTGAACGAGCGGGAAACCGA
This region of Thauera sp. JM12B12 genomic DNA includes:
- the bioF gene encoding 8-amino-7-oxononanoate synthase, with amino-acid sequence MLLQHLTRQRLEREASARVRRRRVADTPCGPRQLIGGDEGSAHAVLNFASNDYLGLANHPTVVAALAEGARRWGAGSGASHLVSGHSRAHAVLEGELASLLAPWVPDAHALLFCSGYMANLALLTTLGGGEAAIFADKLNHASLIDAGLLADGRMRRYPHGRLDLLEAMLNECSQPLRLIVTDAVFSMDGDLADLPALLALAERHDAWLIIDDAHGFGVLGTHGAGTLAHYDLRSERLIYMGTLGKAAGVAGAFVAAHPAVIDALVQGGRSYIYTTAMPPALAHALSASLALMTGEEGAARRRQLATLIAALRDRLSGLIARDPASGWQLGISATPIQPLIVGDNTAALALAATLEAAGLWVPAIRPPTVPVNTARLRITLSAAHTLDDVERLIDALAACQPGGNHHA
- a CDS encoding alpha/beta fold hydrolase, encoding MRKRLILLPGWGLGDAPLVPLTETLRARDPMLQVDIAPLPERASGDARDWLQELDERLPSQTWLGGWSLGGMLASELAALRGERCRGLLTLASNPRFVASADWPHGMGEASFNAFVEGCRSNPAATLKRFCLLCAQGSVDARGLARQLQAAAPHGAPRILLAGLQVLGGLDGRRALQGFAGPQLHLFAGADALVPAEVAGDLLALRQNTGIGLIEDVGHAFPLEQPGELAAAILAFIDGDGDA
- the bioB gene encoding biotin synthase BioB — its product is MTTLATLSPEALRRTANPSATPAKPAAWRVEDVEALFALPFMELVFRARQVHREHFDPNAIQLSTLLSIKTGGCAEDCGYCSQSAHFDTGLKAEKLMPVDEVIEAARAAKAQGASRFCMGAAWRSPKARDMERVTTMVREVKALGLETCMTLGMLDADQASSLKDAGLDYYNHNLDTAPEYYGKVIGTRTYQDRLDTLDNVRAAGINVCSGGIVGMGESRAHRAGLIAQLANLEPPPESVPINNLVPIPGTPLADVDPIDPFEFVRTIAVARITMPRSYVRLSAGREQMDEALQALCLMAGANSIFYGDHLLTTSNPKTGRDRSLLERLDLRIEGQDTA
- the bioC gene encoding malonyl-ACP O-methyltransferase BioC encodes the protein MPEHLPAVPEKRRVAASFSRSAGSYDAVASLQRQVGAQLLARLPHLTAPRWLDLGCGTGHFTRLLAERFGADAGAALDLAEGMLRHARPRGGARHFIVGDAEALPLRDASLDLIYSSLAVQWCGDFAAVLGEAQRVLRPGGVLAFSSLCAGTLGELHDSWRAVDGFTHVNRFRAFRDYETLCAESGLDVSTLERRAQTLHFPDLRALTRSLKDLGAHNLNPGRPGGLTGPARIRALAAAYEGLRTTEGLPATYQVVYAVLNKRL
- the bioA gene encoding adenosylmethionine--8-amino-7-oxononanoate transaminase; amino-acid sequence: MQRLTAVPPLPIARGQGPWLYDTAGQRYFDANSSWWVNLFGHADAGINAALRAQLDTLPHVMLAGCTHAPAVELAERLSALTGGVLGHAFYASDGASAVEIALKMSFHAWRNQGRPAKREFVCVEHGYHGETLGALAVTDVAVFRDAYDPLLMRAHRVRSPDARQARAGETAAEVAARALEDVRRLFEDRHEHIAAFIVEPLVQCAAGMAMHDATYVRGLRALCDTYEIHLIADEIAVGCGRSGSFFAFEQAAANGEAPIWPDFICLSKGISGGYLPLSLVLSRDAIYRVFLDDEVARGFLHSHSYTGNALACRAALAVLDRFEQDDVLAGNRVRAAALSTALAPLAEDVRLEHLRQRGMIWAIDVREAFAGERFAERFHLAGRRHELLIRPIGRSVYLMPPYVVDDELAHWLAERLRATLDAVLETPTTPRSPDAAAAPDPATA
- a CDS encoding benzoate/H(+) symporter BenE family transporter; this encodes MLAHLERPRGAAPGLRRVRDDYGLTYFANGLIGFIFSATGPVAIILSVGTRGGLSEAELASWVFGVFFINGLITLAMSWRYRMPLGFAWTIPGTVLVGPALQHLSFAEIIGAFYATSLLVVVLGASGWVRRVMSALPMPIVMGMVAGVFLRFGLDIVRALDSDAAIAAPMIIAFLLLSASPVWARRMPPVIGALLVGALVIALLGRIDAGALVGFAFAQPLLQAPVWSVAALVELVVPLAITVLVVQNGQGVAVLDNARHAAPVNTVAFVSGIGAFFSAMVGAVSSCLTGPTNALLTSSGEHGRQYTAALTFGLFGVLFGLMAPTFTGLMLAAPREYVMVLGGLAMLRVLQGAFVASFGGGRFTLGALVSLVVTVADIGLFNIGAAFWGLVAGFGVSWLMERQDFTALANRG
- the bioD gene encoding dethiobiotin synthase — its product is MVRGCFITGTDTEIGKTTVAAAIVSLLGKTGLRVAGLKPVAAGMSVIDGERINEDVHALRAASNVPLGIDEIAPFQFEAACAPHVAAALEGRGIDRGRILATIEAAAARCDRVVVEGVGGFRVPFDAAGDWDSADLARDLGLPVLLVVGLRLGAINHALLTAEAVRARGLRLCGWVANTVDPAMLQASATIDALTAGLGNAPCLGLVPRLPQPTPEAIAPYLNVPALHVLFDSSSALKETA